A region of the Pedococcus aerophilus genome:
GTCGTACGGCGAGAAGCTCTCCAAGGACCTGCAGGCCGCAGACGGCATCGTCGACGAGAACGAGCGCAACGCCGCCTACGAGAAGGTCAACCAGGAGATCATGGAGCAGGACCTGCCCGGTCTGGCGATCAGCCACTCCCCGCCGGCCCTGGTCGTCAGCGAGAAGGTCAAGGGTCTCGTCGCGAGCCCGCTGACCGCCGAGACGTTCTCCTCGGTGACGGTCACCAAGTGACCCGAGGCTGACCTCGGACCACCCCGTTCCACCTGTGGCCGTCCCAGCACCATCGCTGGGGCGGCCACAGTCGTGTACAAACAACGTCGTACCCGCGTGATCCCCCGCAGGCGGGTCCCGACCGTCGATGGCGACCGTCGACGACAGAAGGAGATTGAGTCCCTGTGCTGAGATTCATCCTGCGAAGGCTGCTGCAGATGGTGGGGGTGGTCGTCGTGCTGTCCCTGCTGGTGTTCCTCTGGCTGCGTGCCCTGCCCGGCGGCACCGTGTCCGCCATCCTCGGCGAGAAGGCCACGCCCGAGCGCCGTGCCGCCCTGGAGAAGGCCCTCGGCCTCGACGAGCCCATCTACGTGCAGTACTGGGAGTTCATCAAGCGCGCCGCCCGGGGCCAGTTCGGCGCGAGCACGGGCGTCCAGCCCGGCACCGACGCCATGCAGGTGTTCGTCCAGCGGTTCCCGGCGACGCTCGAGCTGAGCTTCTTCGCGCTGCTGTTCGCGATCGCGCTCGGCATCCCCCTCGGCTACATGGCTGCGCGCCGCCGCGCCTCGTGGTTCGACAACACCTCGGTCATCGGGTCCCTCATCGGGGTCGCCGTCCCGGTGTTCTTCCTGGCCTTCCTGCTCAAGTACTGGTTCGCCATCCAGCTGAACTGGCTGCCCGTCTCAGGTCGCCAGGACTCCGGCATCGACGCCACCCGGATCACCGGGTTCTTCGTCCTCGACGGCCTGCTGACGCGCGAGTACGACGCGGCGTGGGACGCGCTCAAGCACCTGCTGCTGCCGGCGCTCGCCCTGGCCACCATCCCGTTCGCGGTGATCTTCCGCATCACGCGGGCGTCCGTGCTCGACGTGATGGACGAGGACTACGTGCGGACCGCCGAGTCCAAGGGCCTGACCACGCGCATCATCCGTGGCCGGCACGTCCTGCGCAACGCGCTCCTGCCCGTGGTCACGACCATCGGCCTGCAGACCGGTGGCCTCCTCGTCGGGGCCGTGCTCACCGAGCGCGTCTTCTCCTGGGGCGGCATCGGCGAGGCCGTCGCCGTGGCGTTCACCCGCCGTGACTACGCCGTCCTCCAGGTGTGCATCCTGATGGCGGCCGTCACCTTCGTGATCATCAACCTTCTCGTCGACATCGCGTATGCCGTGATCGACCCCCGAGTCCGGACGAGGTGACCCGAGTGAGCAACCCCCTCAACCCCGAGAACCTGGATCCCAGGACCAAGAAGCAGAAGATCGACAGCCTCGCGGCACAGTCGGGTGGCACCGGCGTGCTCACCGTCGACGACGCCGGACACATCGAGGAGAGCGGCGGTGTCTCGCTCATCGCGAGCGCCTGGAAGCGGCTGCGTCGCAACCCCGTGTTCCTGCTCGGCGCCGGCATCACCCTGCTCTTCATCCTGCTGGCCATCTTCGCGCCGCTCATCGCGCCGCACGACCCCACCAAGGGCCTGCTGCTGGACAAGGTCCGGCCCCAGAGCAACCCGGTGCCCGGCCCCGAGGCGGGCTTCCCGCTGGGCGCCGACACCTCGGGCCGCGACGTCCTGTCGCGCCTCATCGTCGGGAGCCGCCAGACCCTCGTCGTCGGTGTCTTCGCCACGCTCTTCGGCCTGGCCGGCGGCCTGTCCCTCGGTGTCCTCGCCGGCGCCTTCGGCGGGTGGGTCGACTCGCTCGTCATGCGCGTGGTCGACGTGATGCTGTCCATCCCCTCGCTGCTCCTCGCGGTGTCGATCGCGGCCCTCGCGCAGCAGCCCAGCCAGTGGACCGTCATCATCGCCATCGCCACCGTGCAGATCCCGATCTTCGCCCGCCTGCTGCGCGGGTCGATGCTGGCCCAGCGCTCGAGCGACCACGTCCTGGCGGCCCGTGCCCTGGGCGTCAAGAAGTCGGCGATCGTCTTCCGGCACATGCTCCCGAACTCGCTCGGCCCGGTGATCGTCCAGGCGACGCTGGTCATCGCCGGTGCCATCATCGACGCCGCCGCGCTGTCCTTCCTCGGACTGGGCAACCCCGACGACCGGCAGCCGGAATGGGGCCAGATGCTGGGCGCCGCCCAGAGCCAGATCTTCGACAACCCCGCGCTGGCCGTCTGGCCGGCCGTCTGCATCATCGTGGTGGCCCTCGGGTTCACCCTGATGGGCGAGTCGCTGCGCGAGGCCCTCGACCCCAAGAGCCGGAGGTAGTCGACATGACCGAACTGAACTGGCCACGCTCCTCACCCTTCCGGGCCTCACTCCTTCGTCGCTCGTTTCCTCAGGGAGTCGTCGCATGACCGAAACGATCCAGAACAGCCAGCGCACCAGCAACGACCAGCAGCCCCTGCTGTCGGTCCGCGACCTGCGCGTCACCTTCCAGCGCTCCGGCGAGAAGCCGTTCGTCGCCGTCGACGGTGTGAGCTTCGACGTCCGGCCCGGCCAGACGGTCGGCCTGGTCGGCGAGTCCGGCTGTGGCAAGTCCGTCACGTCGCTGGCCATCATGGGCCTGCTCCCGCAGCGCGGGGTCAAGGTCGAGGGCGAGGTTTTCTACGGCGACACCGACCTGCTCAAGCAGTCGGCCGACCAGATGCGGGACCGTCGCGGTCGCGACCTCGGCATGATCTTCCAGGACCCGCTGTCCTCGCTGAACCCCGTGGTGCCGATCGGCGTGCAGGTCACCGAGGTGCTCGAGCGGCACCGCGGCCTGTCCCGCAAGGCAGCCGTCCCGCTGGCCAAGGACATGCTCGACAAGGTCGGCATCCCGGACGCCCAGCGCCGGCTCAAGGACTACCCGCACCAGCTGTCCGGCGGGATGCGCCAGCGCGCGCTCATCGCGATGGCCCTCGCCTGTGCCCCCAAGGTCCTCATCGCCGACGAGCCGACCACGGCCCTCGACGTGACCATCCAGGCGCAGATCCTCGCCCTGCTCAAGGAGCTCGTCGAGGACAGCGGCACCGCGCTGGTCATGATCACCCACGACCTCGGTGTCGTCGCCGGCCTCGTGGACCGGATCAACGTCCTGTACGCCGGCCGCATCGTCGAGCGCGGCGACCGCCACCCGCTCTTCGCCGAGCCCCGTCACCCGTACACGCACGGCCTGCTCGGCTCCATACCCCGTCTGGACGGTGAGCGGGGGTCGAAGCTGACCCCCATCCCCGGCTCGGTGTCGGACAACCTGCCGTGGGCGAGCGCGTGCGCGTTCGCACCCCGGTGCTCCCAGCCCATCGACGTCTGCGTCGAGAAGACCCCCGAGCTCGTGGAGGACGGCCCCCGGGCGCTCCGCTGCCACAACCCCGTGGAGGTGTCCCGGTGACCGTCAGCGACGAGATCCTCGTCGACGTCAAGGACGTCAAGGTCCACTTCCCCATCAAGCGCGGGGTCATCTTCGACAAGACGGTCGGCCACGTCTACGCCGTCGACGGCGTGGACCTGCAGATCCGCAAGGGCGAGACCTACGGCCTGGTCGGTGAGTCCGGGTGCGGCAAGTCCACCCTCGGGCGCGCCATCCTCAACCTCGAGCCGCCGACGTCGGGCTCGGTCGAGTTCGACGGGATCGACATCGCTGCCCTCAAGGGCGAGGAGCTGCGGCACAAGCGCCAGGACATCCAGATGGTGTTCCAGGACCCGATGGGCAGCCTCGACCCGCGCCAGACCGTGGAGTCGCTGCTGCTCGAGGGCATGAAGGCGCACGGCCTCGCCAAGGACGGGAAGCAGGCGAACACCCGGCTGCGCGACCTGCTCAAGGCGGTCGGGCTGCCGGTCGCGGCGCTGAAGAAGTACCCGCACGAGTTCTCCGGCGGACAGCGCCAGCGCATCGGCATCGCCCGCGCGCTGTCGGTGAACCCCAAGCTCATCGTCGCCGACGAGCCGGTGTCAGCCCTCGACGTGTCGGTGCAGGCGCAGGTCATCAACCTCCTCGAGGAGCTGCAGGACGAGTTCGGCCTGACCTACCTCGTGGTGGCCCACGACCTCGCCGTCGTGCGCCACATCAGCGACCGGATCGGGGTCATGTACCTCGGCGCGATCGCCGAGGAGGCCGACGCGGAGGACCTCTACACCAAGCCGCTGCACCCCTACACGCGGGCGCTGATGTCGGCCGTCCCGGTGCCCGACCCGGTGATCGAGGACCGTCGCGAGCGGATCCTGCTCCAGGGCGACCTCCCCTCCCCCGCCAACCCGCCCACCGGCTGCCGGTTCCACACCCGGTGCCCGTGGCGGCAGGACACCAAGTGCGACACCGAGCGGCCGCTACTGCGTTCGCTGAAGATCGCCGGGGTCCCGGAATCGCACCGCGTGGCCTGCCACTGGGCCGAGCAGATCGAGTCCGGGGAGCTGAAGATGCACACCGTCAAGGCATCGCTCACCGCCCAGACCGACCTCACCAGCGGTGGCGACGACTTCCTCGGCCCGGCGTCGGTCCAGGAAGCCCTCTGACGCAGCCCACCACGGCCCGTCCGGTCCGGCACCTCGGTGTGCCGCGTGCGCACCTCGCGCACGCGGCACACCGCTGTCCGGGGCGGGAGGTGAGGTGAGGCTGGGCTTCGGTGACAGGCTCGTCGATCCTTGCCAGAGTGGTGCCATGTCGCGACTGCTGAACCACGAGGAGATCGACCGCCAGCTCGGTGACCTGCCCGGGTGGGCGGTGGACGGCCCCCTCATGCGGGCGACGTTCGAGGCTCCCGACTTCCCCGCCGCGATCCGCCTCGTCGACGAGGTCGCCGCCGACGCGGAGTCGATGAACCACCACCCTGACATCGACATCCGTTGGCGCACGGTCGGATTCGTGCTCTCGACGCACGACCAGGGTGGCCTGACCCAGCTCGATGTCGAGCTCGCCCACCAGATCTCCCAGGCCGCTGCGCGGATCGGGGCGCAGGCCCGTGGCTGAGGTCGGGATCGAGGTCGTCCCGCACGAGGGCGAGGAGCACGACACCGGCATCGGCGCGCGGCTGAACTGGCTGCGCGCGGCCGTGCTGGGCGCGAACGACGGCATCGTGTCCACCGCCGGCATCGTCATCGGTGTCGCGGCCGCCACCAGCGAGCGCTCGGCCATCATGACCGCGGGTGTGGCCGGCCTGGCCGCCGGTGCGATGAGCATGGCGGCTGGGGAGTACGTCTCGGTGAGCACCCAGCGGGACACCGAGAAGGCGTTGCTGGCCAAGGAGACCCGCGAGCTGCGCGAGATGCCCGAGGAGGAGCTCGCCGAGCTCGCAGAGATCTACGAGGGGAAGGGCCTCACGCCCGAGCTGGCCCACGAGGTCGCCGTGCAGCTGACGTCGCACGACGCGCTCGGCGCACACGCCGAGGCCGAGCTCGGCATCGACCCGAACGAGCTGACGAACCCCTGGCACGCCGCCTGGGCCTCGATGGTGGCCTTCACCGCGGGCGCCCTGCTCCCGCTCGTGGCGATCCTCCTGCCGCCGCAGGGAGCCCGCGTCACCGTGACGGCCCTTGCCGTCGTCGCCGCCCTCGCAGGCACCGGAGCGGTGAGCGCCCGGCTCGGCGGGGCCCCCCGTCGCCCGGCCGTGCTGCGCAACGTCGCAGGGGGCGTCCTGGCGATGGCGGTCACGTACGGCATCGGCGCCCTGGTCGGCACCCAGCTCTGACCGGGGCGCGGCTCCCGCGGCTCCTCGCCTCGGGAGCCGTCGCAGGACCTCCCCTCGCGGAACTTCCCGCCGCGGGGAGCCGTTGAGCCGACTCACCCCCGCCCGCCCCGTCGTCCGCGGACGACCGACCAAGGATCGGTGAGTCCCCAGCCGTGTCCGGCTATTGGCTCGACATCGCCCTCGTCGCCACCCTCGTCCTGCTCAACGCCGTCTTCGCCGGGAGCGAGATGGCCCTGGTCTCGCTCAGGGAGGGTCAGCTCAAGCAGCTGGAACGGTCCGGAGGAGCGCGGGCCGAGCGCCTGGTCCGGCTCGCGCGGGACCCCAACCGGTTCCTCGCCACCATCCAGATCGGCATCACCCTGGCCGGGTTCCTGGCCTCGGCGACCGCGGCCGTGTCCCTCGCCGAGCCGCTCGTGCCGTACGCCGAGGCCCTCGGCTCGGCCGCCGAGCCCGTCGTGGTCGCGGCCGTCACCCTGGTGCTGGCGTTCCTCACCCTCGTCCTCGGTGAGCTCGCCCCCAAGCGCCTCGCGATGCAGCTGGCCCTGCCGTGGGCCCTGGCCGTCGTCCGTCCCCTCGACGCGCTGTCGACCCTGTCGCGTCCCGCCGTGGCCGTCCTCGGGAAGTCGACCGACGTCGTCGTGCGCCTGCTCGGCGGCAGGGCCGAGGCCGCGTCCGACGACATCTCCGCGGAGGAGCTGCGCGACCTCGTCACGAGCAACCCCGAGCTCAACGACGAGCAGCGCGAGATCATCAGCGGCGCCCTCGAGCTCAGCGAGCGGACCGTGCGGCAGGTGCTGGTGCCCCGTGGCTCGGTGCTCTCCCTGCCTAACGACGCCACCGTGGCCCGGGCCCGGGACACGATGGCTGCCTCGGGCCACTCCCGGGTGCCCGTGACCCACGGCAACCACCTCGACCGGGTGATCGGCATCATCCACTGGGGTGCGGTCATCCACGGCGGCGACGAGCCCGTCGCCGCCCGGGTGCAGCCGGCACTGATGCTCCCCGAGACCGTGCGCATCTCCGAGGCCCTGCGCCAGTTCCGCGAGGAGCGCCAGCAGATGGCCATCGTCATCGACGAGCACGGCTCCGTCGAGGGCATCGTCACCCTCGAGGACCTGCTTGAGGAGATCGTCGGGGAGATCTGGGACGAGACCGACCCCGACGTCCTGGACGCCCACCAGGAGGCCGACGGCACGGTGGTCCTTCCGGGGACCTTCCCGGTCCACGACCTGGTCGACGTGGGGGTCGAGCTCGACGTCGCCCCCTCCACCGACTACGCCACCGTGGCCGGGCTCGTGCTCAAGCTGCTCGGCCGCGTGCCGGACCGACCGGGTGACGTCGTCTCGACCGAGCGGTGGACGATCGAGGTCCTGGCCGTCGCCCACCACGCGGTGACAGAGGTGCGCATCGCGCCGGTGCCCGGGGCCTCGCCGGCCGAGGTCCAGCACTGACCGAAGATTTCCCGGGACAGGTGCATCCCCGGAGGACCTCCGCGCGGAAGTAGGGGCAGGACGGTCCACGAAGGACCGCCACGAGCCCCTGGAGGTCCACCGATGTACCTGCGCAGAGTCAGCTCCGCCGTCGTCGCCGCCGCACTGGCGACCACCCTGCTCGCCCCCGCGGCGAGCGCAGCACCGACCTCCACGGCCCCCACGGGGACGAAGAGCCTGGCTGCGGTGCTCACCGCGGACGGCGACACCTTCGACCGCAACTGGTACGACTACGACATCCTCACCGAGGCCGTCCTCGCGGTGCTCGCGGCCAAGCCCGACAGCCCCGTCAAGGTGCTCACCGACGGCTCGGTCCCCCTGACGGCCTTCCTGCCCAACGACCGCGCGTTCCAGGTGCTCGTCGCCGACCTCACGAAGAAGTGGCCGACCTCGGAGAAGGCCACCTTCACCACGCTTGCCGGCGCCGTCGGCATCGACGCGATCGAGAGCGTCCTGCTCTACCACGTCGTCCCCGGCGCGACGATCGACTCGGGTGCGGCCCTCAAGGCCGATGGGGCGAAGCTCGCCACCGCCCTGCCGGGCGCCTCCATCACGGTGGACGTCATCTCGGCGCGCTTCAAGCTCGTCGTCCTGCGCGACAACGACAGGAACGACCTGAACCCCCTGCTCAACCCGCGAGCCCTGGACATCAACAAGGGCAACAAGCAGATCGCGCACGGCATCGTCCTCGTGCTCCGCCCGATCGACCTCTGACCCCCGACCGTCACCTCCGTCATCACAGACAAGGACCCATCATGAAGACCACCCGCATCCTCGCCGTGGCCGTGCTGGCTGTGGCCGCGACCGGTGTCGCCCTGCCCGCCCAAGCGGCCGACGACGCCACCGTGACCGTGGTGCACGGCATCCCCGGCTCCACCGTCGACGTCTACGCCAACGGTGAAGAGCTGCTCGCCGACTTCGAGCCGGGCACCGTCACCGACCCCGTGACCCTCCCGGCCGGGCAGTACGACCTCAAGGTCACGGCGGCGAACGCCGGGGCCGACGGCGACGCCGTCGTCGAGGCCAACGACGTCACCGTTCCCGCCGGGGCGAACGTCTCGGTCGTCGCGCACCTCACCGCCGAGGGCGAGCCGGCCCTCACGCCGTTCGTCAACGACGTCTCCAAGGTCGCTGCCGGCCAGGCCCGCCTCACCGTCCGCCACACGGCCGCCGCCCCCGCGGTGGACGTGCGCGCCAACGGTGACGCGGCGTTCGAGGGCCTGACCAACCCGAAGGAGGCCAAGGCCGACCTCCCCGCCGGGACGATCAGCGCCGACGTCACCCTCGCCGGCACCGACACCGTGGCCATCGGCCCGACCGACGTGAAGCTCACGGAGGGCACCAACACCATCGTCTACGCCTACGGCAGCGCCGAGGACGACAGCCTCGCCCTCGCCGTGCAGACGATCTCGGGCCTGCACTCCTCGCCCGGCTCGGTCCCCGCCGGCTCCGGCGGCCAGGCCGCGCTCGCGACGGACCTGTCCCGTATGGCGCTCGTGGGCTCGGCCGCGCTGGTGGCCGGCGCGCTCGTCCTGGTCCGCCGTCGTCCCGGCACCGTCCGGGCCTGAGCGGACAGCAGCGGGACAGACCGAGCCGAGCAGGAGACCACCGGGATGTCCGTGAACGGAACGCGCGGGAGGGTGGCGGCCGCGGTGGCTGCCGCCCTCCTCGCGGGTGCCCTCACGACCTGGGCGACGCGGCCGGCTGCGGTCGACGACCCCGGGGACCTGCGGCGGGCGAGCAGCGAGAGCACGGCGCCGCGCGCCATACCGGGCTCTCAGTCCGTGGCCCCGTCGGGTCAGGTCACCACCTCGTCCGCCACCGGCACCCCTATGCCGTCCGGCACCTCTGAACCGGCGCCGTCCCCCGCCCCCTCCCGGGGGGCGGCGTCCGTGCCCGCGGCACCGACCCGGGTGGTGGTCCCGCGGCTCGGCGCGCGGATGGCCGTCGCCCCTGTCGGCGTGGACCGGCTGGGCGCCATGACCATCCCCGAGGACCCCCGGGTCGCGGGGTGGTACCGCTTCGGGGCGGCTCCGGGCGGTGGTGCGGGAGCCACGGTCCTGGCGGCGCACGTCGACGACAGCGAGTACGGGACCGGTCCGCTGGCCCGGCTGCAGACGCTGCGGAAGGGTGACGCCGTGAGTGTCACCGCGGGACGCACGGTGCACCGCTACCGGGTGACCTCGGTGCTGCGCCTGGCCAAGGGCGAGCTGGACACCGACGAGCTGTTCGACCGTGGCGGGCCCCCGCGGCTGCACCTCGTGACCTGCGGGGGCAGGTTCGACCGGGCGACCGGGCACTACGAGGACAACGTCGTGGTCGTCGCGACACCGGTGGGCTGACCGCCGTGACTACAGTGGAAGGCGTGTTGGCCCTGGACGAGCTGGTCGCGGAGCAGGACGACCTCGCCGCCCGGTTCGTGTCCGGCTCGCGCGAGGCCCTCGCCGAGGTCTACGCGCGGTGGTCGGCCCTCGTCTACACCGTGGCCCTGCGGGCCCTCGACGACGCCCACGACGCCGAGGACGTCACGCAGCAGGTCTTCGTGTCGGCGTGGGGTAGCCGGCACACGCTTCGTCCGCGCGAGGGCGCCCTGCCCGGGTGGCTCATCGGCATCACGCGCCACCGGATCGCCGACGTCCGCACCCAGCGCTACCGTCGGGCCCGCAACGTCGCCGCCGTGGCCGCGCTGGCCCCCGAGGTCGGCTCGCCGCCGACCGAGGCCGACATCGCGCAACGGCTGCTCGTCGCCCACGAGGTCGACCGCCTGGGCGAACCGCGGGCCAGCGTGCTCCGAATGGCGTTCATCGAGGACCTCCCCCAGGAGGAGATCGCCCGCCGGCTGGACCTGCCGCTGGGCACCGTCAAGAGCCACGTCCGCCGCGGACTGGTGCAGCTGCGCAACCGACTGGAGGAGGTGGACGATGTCGCACCTTGACGAGGAGACCTTGGCCGGGTTCGCGTTCGGCGACACCGACGCCGCCACCGACGACCTGGCCCACGTGTCCACCTGCGCCACGTGCAGCGCCACGGTGGCCGAGCTCCGCAGGGTGGCCGCCGCCGTGGCGACCTCGCCCCGGCGGGCCGACCTGGCGACTCCCCCGGCAGGGCTGTTCGACCGGATCGAAGCCCAGATCGACGACGAGGAGCGACGCGGCGACCTGCCTGCGCACGACGTCCTCGGACAGCCGCGTGCCACGGCGACGCAGGCCCCTCGCGTCCGACGACCGCGGCGACGGTGGGCGCCTGCCGCCTGGGCCGGTGGCGCGGCTGCTGCGGGCATCGCCATCGGGCTCCTTGCGGGGTACGCCGTCTGGAACGAGCCCACTCCTCCCGCTCCCGTGGAGGTCGCCAGCACCCAGCTCGACACCCTCGACACCCAGCAGTGGCTGGGTCGGGCCACGCTGCTGCGCGAGGACGACGACACCGAGCTGCTGTCGGTCAGCACCGAGCGTCTCGACGCCGGGTCGGGGTACCTCGAGGTGTGGCTGATCAACCGCGACGGGAAGCGGATGGTGTCGCTGGGCGTGCTGCGGGCCGACGGTCGGTCCTCGTTCCCGGTCACGCAGCAGCTCCTGGACGAGGGGTACGTCATCGTCGACATCTCCCGCGAGGGGTTCGACGACAAGCCCGAGCACTCGGGCGACAGCCTGGTCCGGGGGACGTTGCGGAGCTGACCCTGCGAGTGCCGCTCAGACGTCGAGCTTGCCCATGCTGGGCAGGGCCAGGACGGTCGGGACGGCGGCGACGCGCACCTGCGGTGGCGCGTGCAGGGCCTCGACGGCCGCCCCCGTGCGGGTGACGGGCACGGAGAGCGCGGCGGCGATCACCACGGCGGTGGTGAGGCCGCGGGGGCTCAGCAGTGGACGGTGGAGGGTGGCAGCAGCGAGGTTCATGGGACCACCGTGGTGGTCACCGCTGGCGAGCCCGTATGGCGCCGCTGTGGGCTCCCTATGACCGTCACCGCTCGCAGACGAGCCCGTCGTCGTCGCGGTCCTGGTACCAGTCGTACTCGGGGTCGGCGCCACGACGGTACGGGCCGTACCCGGCGGCGTTCGCCTCACGGCAGGTCCCGAACCGTGGATCCGTTTCGGAGCTTCGGGTCTTCGTGCCGGAAGGGGTGGGGCTGGCGGCTGCACGGGTCGGTGCAGGCCCGGTTGTGACGCGGCCCCCGCCGAGCGGGACGGACGCCGACGCCCTGGGCAGCGCCTGGCCCGGGCAGCTGCTGAGCACCCGGATCACCGCATCTCGCTCGGCCGCCGTGACCCACAGGCCGTAGCGGTGCTTCACCGCCACCTGGCGGGCGACGTAGGAGCAACGGACCGCCTTGCGGGGCGGCAGCCAGGTCGCGGCGTCGCCGTCACCCTTGCGGGCGTTGGTCGGGCCGTCGACGGCGAGGAGGTTCAACGGGTCGTTGGCGAAAGCAGTGCGGCGAGCGGTCGACCACTGCTGGGCGCCCTTCTGCCACGCGTCGGAGAGCGCGACGACGTGGTCGACCTGCACTGCGCTCGAGGTGCCGGAACCCCTGACGAAGCCGATCTTCTTCCCGGTGTAGGGGTCGAGGAGGGTGCCGGTGAGGACGAGGCAGCCGTTGGTGCCTGCCTTGAGCGTGAAGGGTGCGAGGTCGCGGCGCAGGATGTCGTTGCGGGTGTCGCAGCCGTTGCGGTCGGTGTCGGCCCACGCCTGGCCGAACTCGCCGCGGTCGTAGCCCGTCATTGGCGCACGCCCCTTGACCCGGAGCACGGCCAGGGTCGTGACGGCCGTGCCGGGGCGGACCGTCGTGGTGGGTGCCGAGGGACGCGGGGCCGGCTCCGGTGAGGTGGTCGACGCAGGCCCGGTCGTCCCCGCCGGGACGGCTGAGGCGGCGGTGGGCTGGCGCCCCTCGGGGTCCACGGAGCCGGTCAGCGTGGAGAAGGCCGGGGAGTCGGCGTTCGCCGGCATGCACCCCGAGGTCGTGGCGACCAGCAGGACGAGCCCGGCGAACGCGGGCCAGCAGGAGTCGGGACGGCGAATCATGAGCAGGCACAGCACTTTCGAGGGGGGATCCTCACCGTACGTGCTGCCTCGTCACCGACCCGCCAGACCCGGACAAGCCTGGCCGAAGAGACGAGGGTGCGCTGGCCCTGCTGGCCCGGCTCGGGTCGGGTCAGGCGGGGTGCACGGCGTAGTCGATGGGCTTGCAAGTCCCGCCGTTGGACTTCTCAGCCGAGCACGCGGTCAGGCCGACGTGCAGGTCCATCTCGGCACGCACCGTGAACCGGTCTCCGGCGGTCGAGGTCGGGGGGTCGATGTGCAGCTCCCCCGAGGGCTCGGGCCAGACGTTCATGAAGATGTTCAGGGTCGTGGTCACCATGTCCGGGGTGACCCCGAACGGCGCCAGGCCGGTCACGAGGTTCTCCAGGCAGCTGGGGTGGTAGGCGCCCTCGAACTCCGGGTAGAGCAGGTCGAAGGTCTGCTGGCTGCACGGGGTGAGCAGGAAGTCGTGCCGCCCGCAGGTGTCCTCGACCACCGTGAGCATCGGGGTGCTCCGGTTGCTGTAGAGCGTGTGACCGGTCGTGAGGAAGATCGTGTTGGCGAAGTCGATGGTGCGCCCACTCGACAACCACTCGGCGTGGTCGTCCGCGCTGAAGCAGAACAGGTCGCTCACCTGGCCGCCCGTCGGGTCGACGACGGTCAGCTGCTCGCCCGCGCGCAGCAGGAACCCTGTCCCCGTCTGCGGCGCC
Encoded here:
- a CDS encoding DUF4397 domain-containing protein; protein product: MKTTRILAVAVLAVAATGVALPAQAADDATVTVVHGIPGSTVDVYANGEELLADFEPGTVTDPVTLPAGQYDLKVTAANAGADGDAVVEANDVTVPAGANVSVVAHLTAEGEPALTPFVNDVSKVAAGQARLTVRHTAAAPAVDVRANGDAAFEGLTNPKEAKADLPAGTISADVTLAGTDTVAIGPTDVKLTEGTNTIVYAYGSAEDDSLALAVQTISGLHSSPGSVPAGSGGQAALATDLSRMALVGSAALVAGALVLVRRRPGTVRA
- a CDS encoding anti-sigma factor domain-containing protein, which produces MSHLDEETLAGFAFGDTDAATDDLAHVSTCATCSATVAELRRVAAAVATSPRRADLATPPAGLFDRIEAQIDDEERRGDLPAHDVLGQPRATATQAPRVRRPRRRWAPAAWAGGAAAAGIAIGLLAGYAVWNEPTPPAPVEVASTQLDTLDTQQWLGRATLLREDDDTELLSVSTERLDAGSGYLEVWLINRDGKRMVSLGVLRADGRSSFPVTQQLLDEGYVIVDISREGFDDKPEHSGDSLVRGTLRS
- a CDS encoding class F sortase; this translates as MAAALLAGALTTWATRPAAVDDPGDLRRASSESTAPRAIPGSQSVAPSGQVTTSSATGTPMPSGTSEPAPSPAPSRGAASVPAAPTRVVVPRLGARMAVAPVGVDRLGAMTIPEDPRVAGWYRFGAAPGGGAGATVLAAHVDDSEYGTGPLARLQTLRKGDAVSVTAGRTVHRYRVTSVLRLAKGELDTDELFDRGGPPRLHLVTCGGRFDRATGHYEDNVVVVATPVG
- a CDS encoding RNA polymerase sigma factor, coding for MLALDELVAEQDDLAARFVSGSREALAEVYARWSALVYTVALRALDDAHDAEDVTQQVFVSAWGSRHTLRPREGALPGWLIGITRHRIADVRTQRYRRARNVAAVAALAPEVGSPPTEADIAQRLLVAHEVDRLGEPRASVLRMAFIEDLPQEEIARRLDLPLGTVKSHVRRGLVQLRNRLEEVDDVAP
- a CDS encoding urea carboxylase-associated family protein; the protein is MSPKDSPTQAGDTREAAAGLQRLAPQTGTGFLLRAGEQLTVVDPTGGQVSDLFCFSADDHAEWLSSGRTIDFANTIFLTTGHTLYSNRSTPMLTVVEDTCGRHDFLLTPCSQQTFDLLYPEFEGAYHPSCLENLVTGLAPFGVTPDMVTTTLNIFMNVWPEPSGELHIDPPTSTAGDRFTVRAEMDLHVGLTACSAEKSNGGTCKPIDYAVHPA
- a CDS encoding GmrSD restriction endonuclease domain-containing protein — protein: MIRRPDSCWPAFAGLVLLVATTSGCMPANADSPAFSTLTGSVDPEGRQPTAASAVPAGTTGPASTTSPEPAPRPSAPTTTVRPGTAVTTLAVLRVKGRAPMTGYDRGEFGQAWADTDRNGCDTRNDILRRDLAPFTLKAGTNGCLVLTGTLLDPYTGKKIGFVRGSGTSSAVQVDHVVALSDAWQKGAQQWSTARRTAFANDPLNLLAVDGPTNARKGDGDAATWLPPRKAVRCSYVARQVAVKHRYGLWVTAAERDAVIRVLSSCPGQALPRASASVPLGGGRVTTGPAPTRAAASPTPSGTKTRSSETDPRFGTCREANAAGYGPYRRGADPEYDWYQDRDDDGLVCER